The Perca flavescens isolate YP-PL-M2 chromosome 8, PFLA_1.0, whole genome shotgun sequence DNA window agataccttcaagtaaagtgtaaccaaagaaagtcatactatagaatgtcaaaaatgtcaCAATGTATTATGTCGAAAGTCACAAACAGTCATTGTATagtgtgtcataaaaagtcataataatgaGAAGTGGAAAGAATGGAAGAAAggagggaaaagaaagaaaaccaaGACTGGCAGGAAGGAAAACGAGACCGGATGAAAGAAACAAAGAGGAGGACTTTGCTTAAATTCAGTGGAAACAGGAAATGAAATAGATACAAACCTTTTAATAATactttattttgataatcatcATATTTGATCTCCAAATGACATTCACAGTTAAGTTACAGACTCGCACAGAAACAACGGTGTGTTCAGCGCAGGGCACCCGTCCAATGAGAACCCTCTATCCGGCCGATACAGGAAGTGCTGCGGTCCTCCGTCCTCTGACACCAGCTGCTGCagtgacatcacacacaacatgacatcatcGGAAACACGAGTATCCTTACTCAGAAAGGCACTTCCTTTGTTTTCTACAGTCAGGGGAGGACTTCCTCATGTTTTGCTTAGCCACACAAGtgtccatcatcatcatcatcatcatcatcatcatcatcatcatcatcatcatcatgatgATGTTAGCGGCGACACACAGAGTTAAACAGTGACATGACATGGAGGGGGTTTGGCATCATGAACACAGATGGGGAGATGTCCTTTTGGCTCGATCTTTCGGTGACACTTTACtggaaggtatctacataagagtgacatgacactgtcatgaaccggtcataaacattataaacaagtcataaacgtttatgacataacgcttctgtcattaagtgtcatttggtttttgtcatgacaagttaggcttagggttagggttcatgtgtcatgacagtgtcatgtcactcttatgtagataccttccagtaaagtgttaccgatcTTTCTTCCACAAAGTACCATTTTGCATCCCAAGAAAGACGCCCACGTGTCACACGTGCTTCATCACAGTAACTCGTACCACTCTGATCGTCGCGGTAACAGGAGCTCAGGCTGCTTCATGACCTTTTAAGGCTGAGTTATGCGTTAAATCCACACCGTTGCAACGTACGTAGCTAATTTTTCGAAActcaaaaaatttaactacGCGTCGTGGCGACACTCATCTCTTGGCCGTGGcgtggtagcgttgcattctccccctcccccccgactcatttcctggttctccttctccatcaacaacatgggatccacacacacgcacgcacacgcacacgcacgcacacgcacacgcacacacacacacacacacacaaacacacactgctatTCTCCTAAAGaaatcgacgcacacaccaacgcacacgTGTAAACTTCTGGCCACGGAGAAAGCTGTGCGTGCAGCcgccgcagaaccataaatcactcTTCAGTCAGAGTCAGACGGGTCTCTGCTCCTCCAGTACAGAGAGGgcttagcctagcttagcacaaagactggaagcaggggcaacctgctagcctagctctgtCGAAAATGGGAAATACGTATAGAGTggtttgcaaaccatacatgtTGGGACCGTCTGAACCAGCAGGTAAACTGCTGAACATTTCAATCCAGTCAGAACGTGTTTTAGCTAACAGGTTTAGTGTCTCTGAACCCAACATAACTGTTTGACACTAAAGTGACAGTGGCTGGTCCATGAGATCTCAGCAGATCCAGGGTCAGTTTCCATCAATACATTATTGACGTAATATCCAAATCAGAAGCATACACTTTTTAAGAAAATCAAGCTGAAACTatgtcttaaagtgctcatattatgctcattttcaggttcataattgtatttagaggttataccagaataggtttacatggtttaattttcaaaaaacaccatattttcagcttctcttttcaccctgtgttgagctctctgttttagctacagagtgagacatctcacttctgttccatctttgttgggagtcgcacatgcgcagtacctaggtaaggactactagccagtcagaagcagagtatgagggcatgccctgacagtaccttggtaaggactactaacccgtcagaagcagagtatgagggtgtgccacgctagcagctaggcgagcattataacgtgtgttccaaagtgaccacgttggtctctgaagtaaaggctggactacaatagagctgtttggagcagttggtgaacagtgttttctgttggagatggtaagtccctttgggggggactttgggctttttcactttgtaaaccaaaacaaaataacgtgcacaaaaaagatatataacacaataaaggaaaggggaaaagccaaaaagcataatatgagcactttaatgatCACGCATTCAGGGTTTGTTAGTATAAAAACCATAATTATTGCGCGTGGCATCACATGACTGGGGTTGGTTGAGAAATAGCTCCAAACTAACGGCTCATTTCTTGTTTTTACGATCCGGTTTATTTTTCAGCAAACTACAATGTCTAAAAATATGAGATATGACAGTTTCCCCTTGCTTCTgttctttgtgctaagctaggatATGAGACATTGAACTCTGGGTAAGAATACTGGACTGCATCTTTAAGGCTGGCGTACACTCCTGGCTGAATTAGCCTGCTCGGGGCAGAAAAACTGCTGTGGGCACCTCCCCAAGTTAGCTTGTGATCATTTCACAGATTAATAAAGAATAAACTCTGTAAGCACAATAGCAAGTGAAATAGTGCCGGGACAGATGGCCCCGTCCCATTTCACTTTAAATTTGTGCATTAGTGGAGCACATTGGTCTGGTCCAATCAGCCCAGCTGGTACATGACTCCATTATTTCAAACCCTGTGCGTGCTGGCAGGGACACCCAAAGTTACTCATCCAACAGCAAGGAGAAATGATCCATACAGTTATGGATAAAGTTATAAGCCACGATGAGCACCAGACGTATGAACTGTGGAATGACTGATGGTACTTCATGTTGGAGAATATTCAAGGATTTCTACCGTTAATGTGGGACATTTAGGCATGCATTCATTACAAATTCAACTTGGAAACAAGCTTCAAATCTCTGAAAAGACATCCTTGATCTTGAATAAGTTTGTAGAAGCACGTCTgctaaacacaaacagacaaacaacagCGAGCTTCCACACACAGCCCAGCCCGTCTCCACTCAGAAACTATTTCAAAGTACAAGAATAAGAAAAATACTCTCCATATTTTACACCTAATATAAAATGTTCTCTGACATAAAAACGTTTCCCAGGCAATAAAATTTCCCCCGTTTCATAATctgatatttacatttatattttacagtaacatacatcaaaagggaaaaaaaagtggctgtaactgtgtgtgtgtgtgtgtgtgtgtgtgtgtgtgtgtgtgtgtgtgtgtgtgtgtgtgtgtgtgtgtgtagagttgCTGAAATCAAACCGTGATAGAATAGATCCAAGTCAGCATCAGTGGACTTGGAccataaattaaaaaacactCGTCATGCTTTCCTCCAGCGGTTTGCTCGCAACATGTTCAGCAGGACACTGTGTCTTCTTATTatagttgttattattattattattattattattattattattattattattattattacctacTGACCACAGTTTATTTAAGTTGATGTTGAGGGGTAATAAGCAGCCAGGGTTTGGTTGGAGATGCTACATCTTCTGTACagttaaataacatttttcGTAGGGAGGGGTTGGGGTTACACCCAGCTGTGCAGCACTGCGATCAGGACCGTCTGCTACAGGGAAACACAACGGCCAACCAAACCATTATTTTGGTAATCAGTGGGATTCTGTGTCATTTGATGGTTAAGCTTAGCTAACGTGGACAGCGGTCTCATATGAACGGTTCATCACACACACCGCTCTCAGACAAATGCTTGATCTTTCAGGGCCAGGCTCGAGCACCGTGGTACTCTTTTCCCCTCTAACAGTTGGTGATCCCTTCACCTGTGTCAGGGAGATTTTCCATAACTAAATTAGCTGCTTCACGCCGTCACACGCTAACAGACGACTAAAGGAATATGTTGATCGTCATCTCTTCGATGCTTGTCTACATTTTCCTGTCAGTGCGTCTCGTACATGTACACATTTGTAATCCCTTCTAcaaagctctgattggtcaattcTCTGTGGACGGGAGCAAACAGCCATCAGTGAGTATCAGACCTGATTGAATAACCGACTAGTTAGTTCGTACTCACAGTAAAGGTGAAAATGCTACTTAAAAAATGACAACTAGTGATGATTATAGTTGTTTCTAACCAGTTAGGGCTCTCAGTTCTTTAGTTGAGTGTATTAAATAAGGTTGGCTGCCAGGGGTTTGGGACTGAGGACTGTTGTGAGCTGGACCGGCCCAACGTGGCCCTGGAAGAGGACACTAAACACAGGCAGACTATGGAGCTCTCCTGTTGCATGTCAGCTGATAATATTatgtaaaacataaaactgTAACATGGATTCAGCTTGACAGTCAGAGCAGAAATATTCGGGTGGATTATATgactatccacacacacacacagtttaaataTGACAGGAAGTTCCTTATTCTGACCCCTGATGAACAGTGGGTTTGTGTCTCTGCTTCTTTAGTTTATAAATGTAGTATGAAAACCATAAAAATATTCTCCACGTACTATGATACAGACACTTTGACTTTGATACCAACACCAAGTTTAGTATCACGACACTGGACACTGACTGGATCCTGGATAGCTCACAGATCACAATAGTAGATCATGTATTATAGAGCCGCCCTGCACAATGCCCATGTATTACTCTATCAATACTTCTTTCTACCACAGGCCATATCCACTGAAACATTACTCCCAGTTTGTTTTGGTTACGTTTAAGGTGGGTGAGTGCTGCTGACACTACGGCGCCGTGGATCATGTAGCGCTATGCTCGGTGTCTGTCCGTCACTGCGGCGCCGGTCGAGGGTCAAAGCGTTTCCTCCCTCGCACCACGCGGTTTTCTGGCCCCAGGCTTGGTTCTGTACCGGACTTGTGGGTACTTGGGTTCTGTACCGGACTTTGGGAAATTCCAATACCGAGccgcttttaaaaaaaaaaaaaaaaaaactaaatgttggccCACTGTGCAATGACACTGTATATCTCTATCAGCCATCTCCTCCTTGTCCCATCCTCTCAATAACTGTTGATGAAATTAttttaatacaataataataaatgtgacTCACAGTCATTGCGTTTCCATATTTTGAAATGCCAGAATGTAAAAGCTATATCTTAGCCTACCAACACCGAAGATCTGACACCTTTTCAAAGTAAagtgttattttttatatttatacacatttgaaaaaggaaagaaaacccTATGTCAAATATAAGCCTTGAATTAAACCAGTGAGATGAATCATGATTATTGTTTGATATCTGATTTAGTGAAGAAAAAAGTATTGCAAATATTATTTAATCCCTTTATTAAATCCCCTTCTTCAATATATTATGTGATTTATAAGACAATTAGGGCTCTATTCTGCTGTTGAAACAACCAGTGCAGCGCTGCAGGTCTATAGTAATACACTGAGCCAATGCCATCCTCTGCTCAATTAGCTCTCAAACAGCTGAGTGACACTTCCTCCAATCAAAGGCTGCAGATGTGTAAACATGTGTACCGCTGCCTTCACATTCTAAATCCCTGCACATTCTGCAGGGATTTAGACTTCCATTTTACAACTGAGTTGTTAAAAAGCAAGTCGTAGTTAGTTTGATTCTTAAAGAGGACTCCATTACTGCTGAGCATTTGCTACAAGTACCGTATTGACTTTGCTCCTGTTGATGAAATCCCCAGATTAGCAGCTCTAGAAACAGACGTGAGCAGAGAAAGTTTCAGAGTCGGGGAAATGGCGACCTGTCGCCGTGCTGCTGCCACTGGCTGTTGTGCCGCCAAGAAAATAGAGCCATTAATGTTTCACTGGATATTGTTCTTTCTTCGTCTCGTTGTAGTCAATGAGTCAGCCATCCTGCAGTTAACGGGATGTTTGGGACTGGTGCAACCCTGGGATAGAGATCATCTCTTTAACATCTCTTGACATCAGACTTGACTTATGGCTAGATTTCTCAATTGTGTTGCTCTCCCAAAGTCTACATCGATTAGTTTCTGATGTCTACATGAAGCTTGATGAAGCATTCCCTTAACTTCCTGAGCCCACTAgttggcgctctctgttcaacaaaaggGAAGCACACTAGGTGGCCCTTTGTTGAACCTACATTTCTTTAAGCCTAGAGCGCCCCCTAGTGGGCTCAGAAGATACTTCATGAAACTaatggttcatgaagcttcatttgaacATCAGCAGGGCCACACGGCATCTGCAGACGCAgaatcaaatttaaaaaaagaaaaacacatctcCACCCCGAGCAGAAAAACAGTCCGCtaaattctgcagattttcattctgagTCACAGCTGAAGAGATTGCGTTTTGGGTCGGGACATCACTAGTTCAAACATGATGGCATTTCAATCATCCTCTGGCGAATATAAATCCTTGTTTGGAACCTGACAGCTGACCTCAGCCATATAAAGAGTCAGTGTTGTTACGCTGTAGACTGGGAAACCCCCATGATGCACCAGGGCTGACAGAGCCTCACCTGTCCACAGGAACGGTCTGCGAGTCTTTAAAAAGGAAACGTGCTGACGGGAGCACGGCCATCCGTGGTTGTCATGGTGACAGCCCATCCCATAGTCCCAGCCGTGTCACAGTGTGATGATGTTGCCGTCCTCTCTCATGCTCTCCTGACTGCTGCTGGGTGTGTGGGCGGGGTTTCCGTTCTGATTGGACGTCACCGGCGAGCTGACGCTCAGGGACGCTCCGACGCTATTGGGCAAGGAGACGCTCTGTGGGAGGGGCCTGACCCCCGGGGAGTCCCTGTTCAGGTTGGTGTTGTTGCCGTTGGCGACCCGCTGGGCGTCGTAGGGCGTCAGGCAGTCATTCTCCAGAATCAGGTCGCCGTCGTCATCGTCATCATCGTCACTGTCGCCCTCGGCAATACTGTTGCTGTGGTAACAACAAACGACAcggaaaataattattaaagaatggtttgttttttattgtttattttagtgTGCAGCTGATAGAGGGAATTTTCAACattggaaactttccatggtaATTAACGGGAATatatgggaattaatgggaataaacttggttaaaacaacctgatttaatgcaacttTAGTTGAATGTCCTCCCTATATTCATCAatgacatgcacacacgcagaaatcagcataggctactacatattggccaacatttagtttttaaaatacgggagtattttttctcttttttgctattaacctatgtgtgttaattgtatagcccactTGTTCTTGATTGGCTTGAAATAATAGAAttgatggttagcttagcatgcaTACAGCCATAACCATAGTAAATCAAAGGCAGCATGCTAGCTACCTTATGTTAAGCTAAAGTTCCATGGTTGGGGCTACTACTTAGCCTACTGCAGGGCTATTGAGGCCACACCCACTGCAAAGATCATTTCTAGAATCCAACATTCTACAGCAGATTGAAGCTGATTGAAGACAgttattataaaacaaaacgtttatatttatgtttgtataaTATGGAGTTTGTATGAATTACCCAACGTTTCCAGTTAATTCTCGtaaattcccattaattcccatattttcccattaattcccatgaaagtttccaaattgaaatgtttccaaaattccccagcttaactttccatggaaagtttccggAAATTTACTGGAAAATGTCCACCCCTTTGCAACCCTAGCTGATGGATGTCAGTCCAATATTCTCTCTCTGTAGATGCTAGGGCTGTTGAAATGAATCGCTAAATTGCTGCATCATGATGCAGACCTGGAGGATtctgacagaccataatcgattatagCCTACGGATGTCgcttgtacattttcctgtagctgctttctctgtttttgccttttgtctgttgtgttgAGACACCagtacattcaggaagtgtctgttttaagagcagatacgataaaaacaaatgtgtcgATGAAAAACATATGTAGCAATATTTCATAATACTAAGGAGGGAATAATGCGTCCTGATGATATTGAACACAGCACTATCTGATTGGTTACACGTCACAAGTCACAGCCAATCAACAGTGCTGaaggccgtgtgtgtgtgtgtgtgtgtgtgtgtgtgtgtgtgtgtgtgtgtgtgtgtacctcgcAGTGATGGGGTTGCTCTGAGAGGCGGGGCTTGGCGAGTCATGTGACAGAGCCGAGCCACTCGATCCGGCTGAGCCCACAGAACCCGAGTTGCCCATTGAGGTTTTGCTCCCACGATGCACCACGTTGTTCCTCTGGTTGGCTGGTTTGACCGTCACTATGAGGTTGTGGCTGTTGGCCACCATCATGTCTGTAACCTGAAATCACAGACAAATGCTCTTAGTCCTGAAGAAAGAGGAAAACAACACTCCCAGGATGTCAAAGACAGGAATATCAGTTCCTTCTCTGACGACATAGTATTTAGATATTTGACTTCCTGCTGCTCTTTACTCCTCTTTTGATGCTGTATTGAGATCACAGCACTTAACAGCATCAGTTAATGCCGTGTTGGATCTTCAATCTGCTTCATTCATTTCATCAGCCTGCTGTACCTGAGGGCTCCAAAGCTATTTACAGATCACGATCATTTACCATGATTATTCACTGATTTTAGAGACAACTTTTTTGTAGCTTAGATCAATGGTGCAGGTTTTAGATCGGTTGAATTAAGGAATGGAACAATGGATTGTTTTAGTTTAAAGTAATGGGACAGATTTCCCGTCACACTGTGTGAACTATGCTGAGCTGGTTTCACAAGAACAGATTCTCAGCTTTTGGtaaccctgcaaaaaaaaacaaaaaacaatcctCTTAAATATGTTGGCAGGTCTCCAGGAGGTAATTTACCTGATCCAAAGATTTCCCTGCCACATCGATGCCGTTGACCTCCAGGATCTCGTCATTAACTCCCAGCAGCCCCGTGCTCTCTGCCAGCCCTCCCCGCACCAGACGGGATATGAACACCCCCGGGACCTACAGCAGGACGGAGAGAATATTACATCTATACACCAAATCTATGACACATACAGcatgttatttttatatttgctatatttttatatcaataaccttatttttgtaatattgtCTGGATTGgtttaacatactgtacaactgCAGAAACACTAACTGTGTTCAAAGTCCTTGCATTAGAGATAATACTGATACATGATCCCAGGAATGAGCTGGTCTAGTCAGGGTTGTGTTAGGGGTGTCACCATTCTCCGAATCCACGATTGGATTTgacttttgatttaaaaattttAGAATTGAGTAGAATAGAACACACTTTGTTGTCCCCGAGGGggaatttgtcttgggcatAGTGCTACAAACTGTTGCTTCACAACAGAAACATGTAACAGGAATCTCAAAATCAACTAAAAgatttacataaaataaaatcaacacaaaaacataagatCAACAAAGCATCGTAGGACATAAAAGAAGGACACACGTGACTGTACAGACAATACGACATCTTAAATAGTGACTGTAATTATTAAAGTGCAAAACGTGCTGGTATATTTATTGCACTTTTGCTCTGTTGTGATAGATTTACTGTATAGTGCTGTACAGCATGACAGACGATCGAATAAACAATAACTTTATTGTCTGTTTTACATCTCGGCACAAGGAATCTTCTTCCTGATGGCAGAAGTTTGTAGTAAGGAAagacgggggggggggagagagacggTAAAATGTAACCATTCTGACTATTCTGAGCAGGGACAGCAACGTCACAATAGGAGCCACTAGGTGGCAGAAGGGTTCTTTACAACAacactgagttttttttttcgttttttttattaaacagaaaaagattaaagacaatcgggcctgactcagtgtaaaactgattttcagcaggttcctgctctgcagaacataaacaccatatacacaacaaaaactcctagacaaaaacagtaacaaacacagagtttctcagtttgtttttgaatgcaccattagtttAACGGGGTGAACTTGAATGCACCATGGAGTCTCGTCGGAGCCCACACGTTTTACTTTGGCCGCTTGTTTCTATGACTCACTAACTGAGTGACTGAGTTGCCACACGGTGACTTCAGGGAAGCAGGAGGgttttctgttctgttgtttCTCTGTCACCTCCGACCCCGGCAGAGGCCTGCCGCTAAGCTAACCATGTGTATATGGCTGCATGCTGCCAGCCACTAAACTATgctgtgtctgttgttgttttcttcagGCGGGTGGAGAGATATAATATGCTGGGGGAATCGCCGATCATGCTTTTGATTTCGACAGTGGCAATCAAAAGCTCATTTCGATCGATTTTAGATTTAAAATCAAAACCTTGACGCCGCCGATTGTGCTGTTTACACAATACATTTCTACTGTATAAGTATTATTAACCCCCATGTATTGCTTTGAATGCTGTGTTGTATGTTTTAACTACTTTAATTATTGTCCTGTATGACAACACCAAAATTCATATTCACTTTTCATGCTTATT harbors:
- the pard6a gene encoding partitioning defective 6 homolog alpha; translated protein: MSRPPQPQQQHRTPFKLTDSVVEVKSKFEAEYRRFALKRNGPAGFQEFYRLLQTIHRIPGVDVLLGYADVHGDLLPINNDDNFHKAVSSANPLLRIIITKREDEPVVFATNSLQRRKKGLGLTGLRTPGSGSTHSKNRQGLMIGLPQNFRQISSIIDVDILPETHRRVRLHKHGTHKPLGFYIRDGVSMRVTQQGVEKVPGVFISRLVRGGLAESTGLLGVNDEILEVNGIDVAGKSLDQVTDMMVANSHNLIVTVKPANQRNNVVHRGSKTSMGNSGSVGSAGSSGSALSHDSPSPASQSNPITASNSIAEGDSDDDDDDDGDLILENDCLTPYDAQRVANGNNTNLNRDSPGVRPLPQSVSLPNSVGASLSVSSPVTSNQNGNPAHTPSSSQESMREDGNIITL